Proteins from a single region of Caloramator sp. E03:
- the hflX gene encoding GTPase HflX yields the protein MIRGNIEGIKKIYIEELEKLYEVECDKNLLVPFDIMNVICRISSEINREISVYINRRGKVIDVGIGDSGTVSLEALSEKRNELGLSGIRCIHTHPSGEAMLSSVDVTALISMRFDCMVAINTADDKPFEFSFGYLKTQEGKVKDEVFIEGPYPANQIECVDVIDMIQNIEKGLYDKVHVLESDKKERVILVGVASNDLYTPEESLNELEELAKTAGAHVVYKAIQNRDKIDAAYYIGSGKAREIALLRQSLMADTIIFDDELSGAQVRNLEEIIGCKVIDRTTLILDIFAQRAVSREGKIQVELAQLKYRLPRLIGLGGVLSRTGGGIGTRGPGEKKLEIDRRHIKNRIYDLEKELEDIKKTRSLQRERRKSNEIPVVSFAGYTNAGKSTLRNKLCELFGIDKEKVLEADMLFATLDTTTRLVKLPSGKDVLLSDTVGFIRKLPHELIEAFKSTLEEVIYSDVIVHVVDASNKNAQAQIETVNSVLNEIGAGNKKVILAFNKIDVTDKDTISFLRSKYSDGIEISAVKAINLDLLLQRIEDEVYKEFIKARLFIPYSDTKVISYLHDNNCVEKEEYKEDGIYVDIKTTKDVFGRVKNYSINTILN from the coding sequence ATGATAAGAGGAAATATTGAGGGAATTAAAAAGATATACATTGAGGAACTTGAAAAACTTTATGAGGTTGAATGTGATAAAAATCTTTTAGTGCCTTTTGATATAATGAATGTAATATGCAGAATATCTTCTGAAATAAACAGAGAGATATCTGTATATATAAACAGAAGGGGAAAGGTTATAGACGTTGGTATAGGAGATAGTGGGACTGTTAGTCTTGAAGCACTTTCAGAAAAAAGAAACGAATTAGGACTTTCAGGTATAAGATGTATTCATACTCATCCATCAGGTGAGGCTATGCTATCATCTGTTGATGTTACAGCACTTATAAGCATGAGGTTTGATTGTATGGTAGCAATAAATACTGCCGATGATAAGCCCTTTGAGTTTTCCTTTGGATATTTAAAAACTCAGGAAGGTAAAGTGAAGGATGAAGTTTTTATTGAGGGTCCATATCCTGCAAATCAAATTGAATGTGTAGACGTTATTGATATGATTCAAAACATAGAGAAAGGCTTATATGACAAGGTACATGTACTTGAAAGTGATAAAAAAGAAAGGGTAATTCTTGTTGGAGTAGCAAGTAATGACCTATATACTCCTGAAGAGTCGTTAAATGAACTTGAGGAACTTGCCAAAACTGCAGGAGCACATGTTGTATATAAGGCAATTCAAAATAGGGATAAAATTGATGCTGCATATTATATAGGTAGTGGCAAAGCAAGGGAAATAGCTCTTTTAAGGCAGAGCCTTATGGCTGATACCATAATATTTGATGATGAACTAAGTGGTGCTCAGGTAAGGAATTTAGAAGAGATTATAGGATGTAAAGTAATTGATAGAACAACTTTAATACTTGACATCTTTGCTCAAAGGGCTGTTTCAAGAGAAGGTAAAATACAGGTTGAACTTGCACAGCTAAAATACAGATTACCAAGGCTCATAGGACTTGGTGGGGTTTTATCAAGAACAGGAGGAGGAATAGGAACAAGGGGACCAGGAGAGAAGAAGCTTGAAATAGACAGAAGACATATTAAAAACAGGATATATGATCTTGAAAAGGAACTTGAAGATATAAAGAAAACAAGAAGCCTTCAAAGAGAAAGAAGAAAATCTAACGAAATCCCTGTTGTATCCTTTGCTGGGTATACTAATGCAGGGAAGTCAACTTTAAGAAATAAGCTTTGTGAGTTATTTGGTATTGATAAGGAAAAAGTACTTGAAGCTGATATGCTTTTTGCTACTCTTGATACAACAACAAGGCTTGTAAAGCTTCCATCAGGCAAGGATGTTCTTTTATCGGATACTGTTGGATTTATAAGAAAGCTTCCCCATGAACTAATTGAGGCTTTTAAATCAACTCTTGAAGAGGTTATATATAGTGATGTTATAGTTCATGTTGTAGATGCATCTAATAAAAATGCCCAGGCACAAATTGAAACTGTGAATTCAGTATTAAATGAAATAGGTGCAGGTAATAAAAAAGTAATACTTGCATTTAATAAGATTGATGTAACAGATAAAGATACTATTTCATTTTTAAGAAGCAAATACAGCGATGGAATTGAAATATCAGCAGTAAAAGCAATTAATCTTGACCTTCTTCTTCAAAGGATAGAGGATGAGGTTTATAAAGAATTTATTAAAGCAAGGCTTTTTATTCCCTATAGCGATACAAAAGTAATATCTTATCTACATGACAACAATTGTGTTGAAAAGGAAGAATATAAAGAGGATGGGATATATGTTGATATTAAAACTACAAAGGATGTATTTGGAAGAGTAAAAAATTATTCAATAAATACTATTTTAAATTAA
- a CDS encoding DegV family protein, with product MGKIKIIADSACDLDLDYLNELDVYMIPMTVNFGQEEFKDRVTITTKEFYDKLDKFDGLPKTSQIPPAVFTDEFKKFLDEGYHIISISFSSRLSGTYQSSCVAKDLIGSDDITLIDSKGASVGYGLIVREAALMVKQGKSVDEIVERVIYMRDRMEHIFAVGHLDMLKKGGRISTSQAVIGTLLNVKPILQFDDGYIVPYDKVRGEKAVIKKMIDTMKERGYNLENQVIGMNFARDKELCMQLKEEIEKTFGAKEFVISEIGAAIGSHVGSGTTSVFFLRK from the coding sequence ATGGGAAAGATTAAAATAATTGCTGATAGTGCTTGTGATTTGGATTTGGATTACCTAAATGAACTTGATGTGTATATGATACCTATGACAGTTAATTTTGGTCAAGAGGAATTTAAGGATAGGGTTACTATAACTACAAAAGAATTCTACGATAAACTTGATAAGTTTGATGGCCTTCCTAAAACTTCGCAAATTCCTCCAGCTGTATTTACTGATGAATTTAAAAAATTCTTAGATGAAGGATATCATATAATTTCAATATCTTTCTCCTCAAGGCTTAGTGGTACTTATCAATCATCCTGTGTAGCAAAGGATTTAATTGGAAGTGATGATATTACTCTTATAGATTCTAAAGGAGCATCTGTTGGGTATGGGCTCATAGTTAGAGAAGCTGCCCTTATGGTAAAGCAAGGGAAAAGCGTAGATGAAATTGTAGAAAGAGTAATATATATGAGAGATAGAATGGAACATATATTTGCAGTAGGGCATCTTGATATGCTTAAAAAGGGAGGAAGAATTTCTACTTCTCAGGCAGTTATAGGAACTCTTCTTAATGTTAAACCTATTTTGCAATTTGATGACGGTTATATTGTTCCCTATGATAAAGTCAGGGGAGAAAAGGCTGTTATTAAAAAGATGATAGATACAATGAAAGAAAGAGGGTATAACTTAGAAAATCAAGTTATAGGCATGAACTTTGCACGAGATAAAGAGCTTTGTATGCAGCTAAAGGAAGAGATTGAAAAAACTTTTGGTGCTAAAGAGTTTGTTATATCGGAAATTGGTGCTGCAATAGGAAGCCATGTTGGAAGTGGGACAACATCAGTATTCTTTTTAAGAAAATAG
- a CDS encoding PLP-dependent aminotransferase family protein, with translation MKIYESIEIDKNSDEPLYLQVYEAIKNLIENGAFKADEKLPAIRELSKKLEVNNITIVNAYKLLEQKGYAYSKVGSGTFVRGNKKDDIYINDDRKVNFSHIRTPYKVDFSSMNIESELFPVDDFKEVLNEVLDRDRGLAFAYQESQGYYPLRESIRQYLKDNDIPCDFNNIHVISGAQQGIDIISKSLLSFNDTIVVESPTYTGAVAAFKSRGASIIEVPIEEDGINIKELEQVLKSCNPKLIYIMSNYQNPTGISYSQSKKLQLLYLAQKYNTYILEDDYLSELKFYGEKNPSIKAMDAKERVIYLKSFSKIFMPGIRLAFLITPSYITKKVTAVKYNTDISTSSLIQRAFDLYLRKGKWQNHLNKMWSIYKGRYDVLVNNLKYETPFVEFKEPMGGIHIWAKTDVDSIILSSLAKEKGLLISPGRIFYMDERDTEYFRISFACADEEKIEEAIKILKESYYDVKNKV, from the coding sequence ATGAAAATCTATGAATCGATTGAAATTGATAAAAATTCTGATGAACCTTTATATCTTCAGGTTTATGAAGCTATAAAAAATCTAATAGAAAATGGAGCATTTAAAGCAGATGAAAAGCTACCAGCTATAAGGGAACTGTCTAAAAAGCTTGAAGTAAATAATATAACTATAGTTAATGCATATAAGCTTCTTGAGCAAAAAGGATATGCCTATTCAAAGGTAGGGAGTGGTACCTTTGTTAGAGGAAACAAAAAAGATGATATATATATAAATGATGATCGAAAAGTTAATTTTAGCCATATTAGAACTCCATATAAAGTAGATTTTTCATCTATGAATATTGAATCTGAGCTTTTTCCTGTAGATGACTTTAAAGAGGTTTTAAATGAAGTTCTTGATAGAGATAGAGGATTAGCTTTTGCTTATCAGGAATCACAAGGTTATTATCCATTGAGAGAAAGCATAAGGCAGTATTTAAAGGATAATGATATCCCATGTGATTTTAATAATATACATGTGATATCTGGAGCTCAGCAGGGGATAGATATTATATCAAAATCATTACTTAGTTTTAATGATACTATTGTTGTTGAAAGTCCTACCTATACAGGGGCAGTTGCTGCTTTTAAATCAAGAGGTGCCAGTATAATAGAAGTTCCTATTGAAGAGGATGGAATTAATATAAAAGAGCTTGAGCAAGTTTTAAAATCATGTAATCCAAAGCTTATATATATTATGTCAAATTATCAAAATCCTACGGGTATTTCATATAGCCAATCGAAAAAGCTTCAGCTTCTTTATTTAGCACAAAAATATAACACCTATATATTAGAGGATGATTATTTGTCGGAGCTTAAGTTTTATGGTGAAAAAAATCCATCAATAAAGGCTATGGATGCCAAGGAAAGAGTTATATACCTAAAGAGTTTTTCAAAAATATTTATGCCAGGGATAAGGCTTGCATTTTTAATAACTCCATCATATATTACCAAAAAGGTTACAGCTGTAAAATATAATACGGATATATCTACATCAAGTTTAATTCAAAGAGCCTTCGATTTATATTTAAGAAAAGGTAAGTGGCAGAATCATTTAAATAAAATGTGGAGTATATATAAAGGAAGATATGATGTACTTGTAAATAATTTAAAATATGAAACACCCTTTGTTGAATTTAAAGAGCCAATGGGTGGTATACATATTTGGGCAAAAACTGATGTTGACTCTATTATTCTATCAAGCTTAGCAAAGGAAAAAGGCCTTTTAATCTCTCCAGGAAGGATTTTTTATATGGACGAGAGAGATACTGAATATTTTAGAATAAGTTTTGCCTGTGCCGATGAAGAAAAAATAGAAGAGGCCATTAAAATTTTAAAGGAATCCTATTATGATGTTAAAAATAAAGTTTAG
- a CDS encoding alkaline phosphatase family protein, protein MTVKFYSICFALYLYITSTSIFNYEGSLYNLKTAPVPSKNKVCLIIVDGLRYDYVPYMQFISYCIKNKKALLYKSISGIPSYSRPGYERILTGSETSINGISSNENKILSLTPNLFYLCKLKKLTTSCSSYYWIKELYPLFIDYEYFYYFNDGLTFSIAEEFIKNYKPDFIVIHPMKVDTAGHRYGAKSLEYIEATKSIDLSIKKTWDLIKNDNYTMIITSDHGHKNEGGHGDECEDCVNTPFIIISSYLDNIQLSKPKNSINQTDIAPTICDLLGISKTIYMTGKSLIKNDDISAIRKAFAYHDVKNFKDFFYFTSILTYIILSFYTVIYFSSFITVIKILKRE, encoded by the coding sequence ATGACAGTAAAATTTTATTCTATTTGTTTTGCATTATATCTTTATATTACCTCTACTTCAATATTCAACTATGAAGGAAGCCTGTATAACCTAAAAACCGCCCCTGTTCCCTCAAAAAATAAAGTATGTCTTATTATTGTTGATGGACTAAGATATGACTACGTCCCATATATGCAATTTATTTCTTATTGTATTAAAAATAAGAAAGCTCTTTTATATAAGTCCATATCAGGTATACCATCCTATTCACGTCCTGGATATGAAAGAATTTTAACAGGAAGTGAAACTTCAATAAACGGTATTTCAAGTAATGAAAATAAAATATTATCTTTAACCCCAAATCTATTTTACCTTTGTAAATTAAAAAAACTTACTACTTCCTGCTCTTCCTATTATTGGATCAAAGAACTTTATCCCTTATTTATAGATTATGAATATTTTTATTATTTTAATGATGGCTTAACCTTTAGTATAGCAGAAGAATTTATCAAAAATTATAAACCAGACTTTATTGTAATTCATCCTATGAAAGTAGATACTGCAGGTCATAGGTATGGTGCAAAATCTTTAGAGTATATAGAGGCTACAAAGAGCATTGATTTAAGCATAAAAAAAACCTGGGATTTAATAAAAAATGATAACTATACTATGATAATTACTTCCGACCATGGCCACAAAAATGAAGGTGGACATGGTGATGAATGTGAAGATTGTGTTAATACACCTTTTATAATCATTAGCAGTTATCTTGATAATATACAGCTAAGTAAACCTAAAAACAGCATAAATCAAACTGACATTGCACCAACAATTTGTGATTTACTTGGAATATCCAAAACTATATATATGACAGGAAAATCATTAATTAAAAATGATGATATATCTGCAATAAGAAAAGCCTTCGCTTATCATGATGTAAAAAACTTTAAAGATTTTTTTTATTTCACATCTATTTTAACATATATAATTCTTTCATTCTATACAGTAATATATTTTTCATCTTTTATAACTGTAATAAAAATACTAAAAAGAGAATAA
- a CDS encoding hydrolase has product MNNKYIPEIKTSLRSHIIEVPSIIREASGIIIFGKRIKSLVFTTDVAIIRNTNADAVIAVYPFTPQPIITHSIMTAANVPVFCGVGGGITTGKRVVNLALDAEFQGAIGVVVNAPTLNETIKAMKKAIDIPIVVTVVSENEDFKARIEAGASIFNVSGAKNTPKIVRKIREQFPEVPIIATGGTTEESIRETIMAGANAISYTPPTTADIFKEIMERYRRTF; this is encoded by the coding sequence ATGAATAATAAATATATACCTGAAATAAAAACTTCCCTTAGAAGTCATATAATAGAAGTGCCTTCAATTATAAGAGAGGCAAGCGGTATAATTATATTTGGTAAGAGAATAAAATCCCTTGTATTTACAACTGATGTTGCAATAATAAGAAATACTAATGCTGATGCAGTAATTGCAGTATATCCATTTACTCCTCAACCTATAATAACCCATTCTATTATGACGGCAGCTAATGTTCCTGTATTTTGTGGAGTAGGTGGGGGAATAACAACTGGCAAAAGGGTTGTAAACCTTGCACTTGATGCTGAATTTCAAGGTGCAATAGGAGTTGTTGTAAATGCTCCAACTCTTAATGAAACAATAAAGGCAATGAAAAAAGCGATTGATATACCTATTGTAGTAACTGTTGTTTCTGAAAATGAAGATTTTAAGGCAAGAATTGAAGCAGGGGCTTCAATATTTAATGTGTCTGGAGCCAAAAACACACCAAAGATTGTAAGAAAAATAAGAGAGCAATTTCCAGAGGTTCCTATAATAGCAACAGGAGGAACAACTGAAGAAAGCATAAGAGAAACAATAATGGCGGGGGCCAATGCTATTTCTTATACCCCTCCAACAACTGCTGATATATTTAAAGAGATTATGGAAAGGTATAGAAGGACATTTTGA
- a CDS encoding TPR domain-containing glycosyltransferase: MSISLCMIVKNEEENIKRCLDSVYDIVDEIIIVDTGSTDRTVEIAKKYNAKIYNFEWNNNFSDARNFSLDMASCDWILIMDADDELERKDKDKLILLTKNENVNAYFLQTLSYVGEKPGLDIIMNLNIRLIRNKMGYKFYGAIHEQIKPNDMDKNRKDAIKVENIRFYHYGYINKTVKDKNKRKRNMEIIEKELQREPNNGFMLFNMGSEYYALEDYKKALEYYEESYKSFNPNLGYTPKLLIRMASCYEQLGIYEKELWIIESGLRLYPNFTDLEFLKATTYFKLQKYTLAIKSLNKCIEMGEAPSYLNCLLGVGTFRPYFLLSTIYYLNGDYDEAYKCCIETLKIRPNFMDAFYRIADILFEQKKDSFEIKSTLESFFDGKFDGISYITLCDIFFSKGKYNIALEYILKAEEFTEYEESINYYKGLCLFYQKKFYDAKKCFKIIKSNENFKNSLYYIILCDALTGNIDAALRALKKVEEFDDGNKIVVYKTFLNLILNKKCDIICSDREVSKSYLNPIFELLSVLLKLQRFDEFEKTLEMLNLIESDEVLLLLAKLYYNNGFYKQSYKEFTRSIKIFDKIDAEGLDMMRNALIIINSNSRA; the protein is encoded by the coding sequence TTGTCTATAAGTTTATGTATGATAGTTAAAAATGAAGAAGAAAACATTAAAAGATGCCTTGACAGCGTTTACGATATAGTTGATGAAATAATAATTGTTGACACAGGTTCTACCGACAGAACCGTTGAAATTGCCAAAAAGTACAATGCAAAAATATATAACTTTGAATGGAATAACAACTTTAGCGATGCAAGGAATTTTAGCCTTGATATGGCAAGTTGCGACTGGATACTTATTATGGATGCAGATGATGAACTTGAAAGAAAGGATAAGGATAAACTTATACTCCTGACAAAAAACGAAAATGTTAACGCATATTTTCTTCAAACTTTAAGCTATGTCGGCGAAAAGCCCGGACTTGATATTATAATGAACCTTAATATAAGGCTTATTAGAAATAAAATGGGTTATAAGTTCTATGGGGCAATACATGAACAGATTAAGCCAAATGATATGGATAAAAATAGAAAAGATGCAATCAAAGTTGAAAACATAAGATTTTATCACTATGGATATATTAACAAAACAGTTAAAGATAAGAATAAAAGAAAAAGAAATATGGAAATAATTGAAAAAGAGCTTCAAAGAGAACCTAATAATGGGTTTATGCTATTTAACATGGGTTCTGAATACTATGCCCTTGAAGATTATAAAAAGGCTTTAGAATATTATGAAGAAAGCTATAAGAGCTTTAACCCAAACCTTGGTTACACTCCAAAGCTTTTAATCAGAATGGCAAGCTGTTATGAACAGCTTGGAATATACGAAAAGGAGCTTTGGATAATTGAAAGTGGCTTAAGGCTATATCCTAATTTTACAGATCTTGAATTTTTAAAGGCAACAACCTATTTTAAACTTCAAAAATATACTCTTGCAATAAAATCATTAAATAAATGTATAGAAATGGGAGAAGCTCCTTCATATTTAAATTGTCTCCTTGGTGTTGGAACCTTTAGACCATACTTCCTTCTTTCAACAATATATTATTTAAATGGAGACTATGATGAGGCCTATAAATGCTGTATTGAAACATTAAAAATCCGCCCCAACTTTATGGATGCATTTTATAGGATTGCTGACATACTATTTGAACAGAAAAAGGATAGCTTTGAGATAAAATCTACACTTGAGAGCTTCTTTGATGGAAAGTTTGATGGAATATCCTATATAACCCTTTGCGATATATTCTTTTCAAAGGGCAAATATAACATTGCACTGGAATACATCTTAAAGGCTGAAGAATTTACAGAATATGAAGAGAGCATAAACTATTACAAAGGTCTGTGTCTTTTCTATCAAAAAAAATTCTATGATGCAAAGAAATGCTTTAAAATAATAAAATCAAATGAGAATTTTAAAAACAGCTTGTACTATATAATACTATGTGATGCACTAACTGGAAATATAGATGCTGCACTGAGGGCATTAAAAAAAGTTGAAGAATTTGATGATGGAAATAAAATAGTCGTATATAAAACTTTCCTCAATCTTATTTTAAACAAAAAATGTGATATTATATGCAGTGATAGAGAAGTATCAAAAAGCTATTTAAACCCCATATTCGAACTTTTATCTGTTCTATTAAAACTCCAACGATTTGATGAATTTGAAAAGACACTTGAAATGTTAAACTTAATTGAAAGCGATGAGGTACTTTTATTGCTTGCAAAACTATATTATAATAATGGATTTTATAAGCAATCCTACAAAGAATTTACAAGATCAATTAAAATATTTGATAAAATAGATGCTGAAGGACTCGATATGATGAGGAATGCTTTGATTATTATAAATAGTAATAGCAGAGCCTAA
- a CDS encoding nucleotidyltransferase domain-containing protein, producing MLNVKEYQEAYSIVEEKLKKNKSVVAVVVYGSIIYGDIWEESDIDFLVITKEQNKAQSIYSKVNGVPIHINYISKDVFIDSYKSILKGGTFHKTFFAGRLVYCVDKDIKNIHLSAKFYRDRDRDIRNIEILSNLLTSIHYTKKYKVVGKIETSYQWSFEILKNYARLLMSMKGHITDKDILSLAVNMNSEIDELFNFINTNSSVKEKIDRMLYVSEKFIDLNIENISIPIIEYLKDKKEPCSIEDIKANKDFKHIDGDLNLLLEALCAKNIIKQTTRHYTTYGEEYLIDELVYYVE from the coding sequence GTGCTAAATGTTAAAGAATATCAAGAGGCATATTCTATAGTTGAAGAAAAATTAAAGAAGAACAAAAGCGTTGTTGCTGTCGTAGTTTATGGAAGTATTATTTATGGAGATATATGGGAGGAGTCTGATATAGACTTTTTAGTCATAACAAAGGAGCAAAACAAAGCTCAAAGTATCTACAGCAAAGTTAATGGAGTACCAATACATATAAATTATATATCAAAAGATGTATTTATTGATTCCTATAAAAGTATATTAAAAGGAGGAACATTTCACAAGACCTTTTTTGCAGGAAGGCTTGTGTATTGTGTTGATAAAGATATAAAAAATATACATCTATCGGCTAAATTTTATAGGGATAGGGACAGAGATATAAGAAATATAGAAATACTTTCAAATCTTTTAACAAGTATTCATTATACTAAAAAGTATAAAGTTGTAGGGAAAATTGAAACATCATATCAGTGGAGTTTTGAAATTTTAAAAAATTATGCAAGGCTTTTAATGAGTATGAAAGGGCATATAACTGATAAGGATATATTATCTTTAGCAGTAAATATGAACAGTGAAATAGATGAACTGTTTAACTTTATTAATACAAATTCTTCAGTTAAGGAAAAGATTGATAGAATGCTTTATGTTTCAGAGAAGTTTATAGATTTAAATATCGAAAATATATCAATTCCTATAATTGAATATCTTAAGGATAAAAAGGAACCATGTTCTATTGAAGATATTAAGGCAAATAAAGATTTTAAACATATAGATGGAGATTTAAATTTGCTTCTTGAAGCTTTATGTGCAAAGAACATTATTAAGCAAACTACAAGGCATTATACCACCTATGGAGAGGAATATTTAATTGATGAGTTGGTTTATTATGTGGAATAA
- a CDS encoding IS30 family transposase, with protein sequence MVHKNNYNTPIRSFKHLKSYERGEIFALLKEGKSIRYIAKKLGRSPSTISREIKRGTVSQLKSDLSYYSSYFPETGQAVYKNHRSNCGAKIKLAKVETFIKFAEEKIRKNNWSVDTVVGYCKTDPSWKDEFIVSTKTLYNYIDRGFLSIRNIDLPLKTHLKPKKKRIRENKRLLGKSIDLRPEQINSRQEFGHWEIDTVIGKKSGDKALLTLTERKSRYEIIMLLDNKDAKSVDDSIKRLMEVYKDNFKKIFKSITADNGVEFSNLQFILKKYDVEVYYTHPFSSFERGTNERHNGLIRRFIPKGKSIKDISIDTIKRIQNWMNTLPRKLLNYKTPEKFFTRNY encoded by the coding sequence ATGGTTCATAAAAATAATTATAACACACCTATACGTTCTTTTAAACATCTGAAATCTTATGAACGTGGAGAAATTTTTGCCTTGCTTAAAGAAGGTAAAAGTATTCGTTATATTGCTAAAAAATTAGGACGAAGTCCAAGTACTATAAGCCGTGAAATTAAACGTGGTACTGTATCACAATTAAAAAGTGATTTATCTTATTATTCAAGTTATTTCCCTGAAACTGGGCAAGCTGTCTATAAAAATCACCGCTCAAATTGCGGAGCAAAAATTAAATTGGCTAAAGTAGAAACCTTTATAAAATTTGCAGAAGAAAAAATCCGTAAAAATAATTGGTCTGTTGATACTGTCGTTGGTTATTGCAAAACTGATCCTTCTTGGAAAGATGAGTTCATTGTTTCAACTAAGACCTTATATAACTATATTGATAGAGGATTTTTATCTATACGTAATATAGATTTACCTTTAAAAACACATTTAAAACCTAAAAAGAAAAGAATTAGGGAGAACAAACGCCTTTTAGGTAAAAGTATTGATTTAAGGCCTGAACAAATTAATTCTCGTCAAGAATTTGGACATTGGGAAATAGATACTGTTATAGGTAAAAAATCAGGCGATAAAGCTCTTTTAACTTTAACAGAACGTAAATCCCGTTATGAAATAATAATGCTTTTAGATAATAAAGATGCTAAGTCTGTTGATGATTCTATAAAGAGACTTATGGAAGTATATAAGGATAATTTTAAAAAGATTTTCAAGAGTATTACGGCAGATAATGGAGTTGAATTTAGTAATTTACAATTCATTCTTAAAAAATATGATGTTGAGGTATATTATACCCATCCCTTTTCTTCTTTTGAAAGAGGAACTAACGAACGACATAATGGTCTTATACGTCGTTTTATCCCTAAGGGAAAGAGTATAAAGGATATATCTATTGATACCATTAAAAGAATTCAAAATTGGATGAATACACTCCCACGAAAATTACTAAATTACAAAACTCCTGAAAAATTTTTTACGAGGAATTATTAA
- a CDS encoding MATE family efflux transporter: MQKIKEVLKIALPAVAEMILYMMVWVVDTAFVGNYGGNIAVSSVSFSSEIIYTITNIFISVGISVGVTTMVAQMIGAGEKDKAEKYISQGLLIGGIVSGILAIVLGTFSREILLLAGAKGEVLYHGSRFMRMVSIGAFFNMICSILNSGLRGTGNTVTPLIVSVIINIVTISLDWILIYGRLGFKEMGIMGSAIATTAAYIIGFIFLVIYYKYFSDFKIKFKYLKGVSRDYMSKIIKLAIPSGMQEAAFNISRLVSLAFIMHIGTLAFAANTITTTIESISFMPGWGFAVAATALVGQRIGAKDYKNAREYAYISMFFGTGIMLLCSILFLTIPGLLIRIFIKEKETIILGSMCLMVASIEQPFMGISMILGGAMKGAGDTKTPFKISLISSWIIRIPLMYVVIFILKLNVVYVWVVTAIQWIFDGLMILYFFNRKSSLWNIIAEH, from the coding sequence TTGCAAAAGATTAAAGAAGTTTTGAAGATTGCCCTGCCTGCTGTTGCAGAGATGATTTTGTACATGATGGTGTGGGTAGTAGATACTGCCTTTGTAGGGAATTATGGGGGAAATATTGCTGTGAGTTCAGTATCCTTCAGCTCTGAAATTATATATACGATTACAAATATATTTATATCAGTTGGTATAAGCGTTGGTGTTACTACTATGGTCGCCCAGATGATAGGAGCAGGGGAGAAGGATAAGGCTGAAAAATACATAAGCCAAGGTCTTTTAATTGGAGGAATTGTTTCAGGTATATTAGCAATTGTTCTTGGTACCTTTTCAAGGGAAATACTTTTACTTGCAGGTGCTAAAGGTGAAGTTCTTTATCATGGAAGCAGATTTATGAGAATGGTATCAATTGGAGCTTTTTTTAACATGATATGCAGCATATTAAACTCTGGACTTAGAGGGACTGGAAATACTGTAACTCCACTTATTGTATCTGTAATAATAAATATTGTAACTATATCCCTTGATTGGATACTAATATATGGAAGGCTTGGATTTAAAGAGATGGGGATAATGGGATCAGCAATTGCTACAACAGCTGCTTATATAATAGGTTTTATATTTCTTGTAATATATTATAAATATTTTTCTGATTTTAAAATTAAATTTAAATATTTAAAGGGAGTAAGCAGAGATTACATGTCTAAAATAATAAAGCTTGCAATTCCCTCTGGAATGCAAGAGGCTGCTTTTAATATAAGTAGACTTGTCTCACTTGCCTTTATAATGCACATTGGAACCCTTGCCTTTGCTGCAAATACTATTACAACAACAATAGAATCAATATCATTTATGCCAGGATGGGGATTTGCTGTTGCAGCAACTGCTCTTGTAGGGCAAAGGATAGGTGCTAAGGACTATAAAAATGCAAGGGAATATGCTTATATATCTATGTTTTTTGGAACAGGTATAATGCTTTTGTGTTCCATTTTATTTTTAACAATACCTGGTTTATTGATTAGAATATTTATTAAGGAAAAAGAAACTATAATTCTTGGAAGTATGTGCCTTATGGTAGCTTCAATTGAACAGCCTTTTATGGGTATATCTATGATATTAGGTGGTGCAATGAAGGGGGCTGGGGATACTAAAACCCCTTTTAAAATATCTTTAATATCAAGCTGGATAATAAGAATTCCTCTTATGTATGTTGTAATATTTATACTAAAGCTAAATGTAGTCTATGTTTGGGTTGTAACAGCGATTCAATGGATTTTTGATGGGCTGATGATACTTTATTTTTTTAATCGAAAAAGCAGTTTGTGGAATATAATAGCAGAGCATTAG